Proteins co-encoded in one Ruegeria pomeroyi DSS-3 genomic window:
- the fmt gene encoding methionyl-tRNA formyltransferase produces the protein MRVVFMGTPDFSVPVLEALVAAGHEIAAVYCQPPRPAGRGKKDRPTPVHARALDLGLEVRHPVSLKGAEAQADFAALGADVAVVVAYGLILPQAVLDAPRHGCLNIHASLLPRWRGAAPIHRAIMAGDEATGICIMQMEAGLDTGPVLLRSRTPIRAEETTGALHDRLSAMGADLIVEALARLPELTPEPQPEDGVTYAAKIDKAEARVDWTRPAVAIDRQIRGLSPFPGAWTEIAGERVKLLASRLDEGQGTPGEVLDDALTIACGTGAISLIRLQRAGKAAQDADIFLRGWPVPKGTRL, from the coding sequence ATGCGCGTCGTGTTCATGGGAACCCCCGATTTCTCGGTCCCGGTGCTGGAGGCGCTGGTCGCGGCCGGGCATGAGATCGCTGCCGTCTATTGCCAGCCGCCGCGCCCGGCGGGGCGCGGGAAAAAGGACCGCCCGACCCCGGTCCATGCCCGCGCGCTGGACCTGGGGCTGGAGGTGCGCCACCCGGTCTCGCTGAAAGGGGCCGAGGCGCAGGCGGATTTCGCCGCACTCGGCGCCGATGTGGCGGTGGTGGTGGCATATGGGCTGATCCTGCCGCAAGCGGTGCTGGACGCGCCGCGCCATGGCTGCCTCAATATCCACGCCAGCCTGTTGCCACGCTGGCGTGGCGCGGCGCCGATTCACAGGGCGATCATGGCGGGTGACGAAGCGACCGGCATCTGCATCATGCAGATGGAGGCGGGTCTCGATACAGGTCCGGTGCTGCTCAGGTCGAGGACGCCCATTCGGGCGGAGGAGACCACCGGCGCCTTGCACGACCGGCTGTCGGCGATGGGCGCCGACCTGATCGTCGAGGCTCTGGCACGCCTGCCCGAACTGACGCCCGAGCCGCAACCCGAGGATGGCGTCACCTATGCCGCCAAGATCGACAAGGCCGAGGCGCGGGTGGACTGGACCCGCCCCGCGGTCGCGATCGACCGGCAAATCCGGGGCCTCTCGCCCTTTCCCGGCGCCTGGACCGAGATTGCGGGCGAGCGGGTGAAACTGCTCGCCTCGCGCCTGGACGAGGGGCAGGGCACCCCGGGTGAGGTGCTGGACGATGCCCTGACCATCGCCTGTGGCACCGGCGCCATCTCACTCATCCGCTTGCAACGGGCGGGCAAGGCGGCGCAGGATGCCGATATCTTCCTGCGCGGCTGGCCCGTGCCAAAGGGAACCCGCCTGTAG
- the def gene encoding peptide deformylase, with protein sequence MTVRRCLPWPDKHLRTRAAEVSEITDEIRAIWTDMIDTMEAMPGVGLAAPQIGVMLRLAVVDGSSERGRAVRLANPEILHASIELREHDEASPNLPGVSAKLKRPRAVTVRFLNEQGQVDRRDFVGIEATSVQHQIDHLNGRMYFDNLSKVKRDMLLRKARKLGG encoded by the coding sequence ATGACCGTTCGCCGCTGTCTGCCCTGGCCCGACAAGCATCTGCGCACCCGCGCCGCCGAGGTGAGCGAGATCACCGACGAGATCCGCGCCATCTGGACCGACATGATCGACACGATGGAGGCGATGCCCGGTGTGGGCCTGGCCGCGCCGCAGATCGGGGTGATGCTGCGGCTGGCGGTGGTCGACGGCTCGTCCGAGCGGGGCCGCGCGGTGCGTCTGGCGAACCCTGAGATCCTGCATGCCTCGATCGAGCTGCGCGAACATGACGAGGCCAGCCCCAACCTGCCCGGCGTCTCGGCAAAGCTGAAACGCCCGCGCGCGGTGACGGTGCGGTTCCTGAACGAACAGGGGCAGGTCGACCGGCGCGATTTCGTCGGCATCGAGGCGACCAGCGTGCAGCACCAGATCGACCACCTGAACGGGCGGATGTATTTCGACAATCTCAGCAAGGTGAAACGCGACATGCTGCTGCGCAAGGCGCGCAAGCTGGGGGGCTGA
- the def gene encoding peptide deformylase — protein MSVLPILTWPDARLSWRCDPVEGIVPDDLIRDMFDTMYAAKGRGLAAPQVGVMQRFFVMDVGWKEGPPSPMAMINPVIMAAERVPVEMEEVCLSIPGLSVPVTRPKAVTVQWTAPEGDIHMADFDGFEARCIQHEFDHLNGVVTLDHLDPRARAAMLSAYEGNHS, from the coding sequence GTGAGCGTCCTGCCGATCCTGACCTGGCCCGATGCGCGCCTGTCGTGGCGCTGTGATCCGGTTGAGGGGATCGTGCCCGACGATCTGATCCGCGACATGTTCGACACGATGTATGCCGCCAAGGGACGCGGTCTGGCGGCGCCTCAGGTCGGCGTGATGCAGCGGTTTTTCGTCATGGATGTCGGCTGGAAAGAGGGCCCCCCCAGCCCGATGGCGATGATCAACCCGGTGATCATGGCCGCCGAGCGGGTGCCGGTCGAGATGGAGGAGGTGTGCCTGTCGATCCCCGGCCTGTCGGTGCCCGTCACCCGGCCCAAGGCGGTAACCGTGCAATGGACCGCGCCCGAGGGCGACATTCACATGGCCGATTTCGACGGGTTCGAGGCGCGCTGCATCCAGCACGAATTCGACCATCTGAACGGGGTCGTCACGCTGGATCATCTGGACCCGCGGGCCCGCGCCGCCATGCTGTCCGCTTATGAGGGAAACCATTCATGA
- the def gene encoding peptide deformylase, whose amino-acid sequence MKRAILIHPDPRLKKVCAPVADISDELRALADDMLETMYDAPGIGLAAPQIGVLDRLIVLDCVKEESAPARPLVMFNPRVVAASDETNIYEEGCLSIPEQYAEVTRPKVVDVEWIDRDGKLQSETFDGLWATCVQHEIDHLDGKLFIDYLKPLKRQMITRKMQKLKRERARA is encoded by the coding sequence ATGAAACGTGCTATTCTCATTCATCCCGATCCGCGCCTGAAAAAGGTCTGCGCACCCGTTGCCGATATCTCGGACGAATTGCGGGCGCTGGCCGACGATATGCTGGAAACCATGTATGACGCGCCGGGCATCGGCCTGGCGGCGCCGCAGATCGGTGTGCTCGACCGCTTGATCGTGCTCGATTGCGTCAAGGAAGAAAGCGCGCCCGCGCGCCCGCTGGTGATGTTCAACCCGCGCGTGGTGGCCGCCTCGGACGAAACCAATATCTACGAGGAAGGCTGCCTGTCCATCCCCGAGCAATATGCCGAGGTGACCCGCCCCAAGGTGGTGGATGTCGAATGGATCGACCGGGACGGCAAATTGCAAAGCGAGACATTCGACGGGCTCTGGGCCACTTGCGTGCAGCACGAGATCGACCATCTGGATGGCAAGCTGTTCATCGACTATCTCAAGCCGCTGAAACGCCAGATGATCACCCGCAAGATGCAGAAGCTGAAGCGCGAGCGAGCCCGGGCGTGA
- a CDS encoding MalY/PatB family protein, whose protein sequence is MSFDDLIDRHGTFCSKWDMMEPIYGVPAQDGLAMWVADMDFRAPDHVLARLREMTDHGVLGYVDYSKPYTDAIRWWMRNRHDWDVAPEAIFTTTGLVNGVGMCLDTFTQPGDGIVLFTPVYHAFAKVIRNAGRQVVECQLVNTDGRYEMDFAAYDAQMTGNERMVILCSPHNPGGRVWTQEELRAVADFAKRHDLLLVSDEIHHDLVYPGHTHIPMPNAAPDIIDRLLMLTAPSKTFNIAGLHTGQVIIPDPELRGRFAKRMAALSLAPNSTGQMATLAAYSPEGAEWVDGLLAYLDENRRLFDSAIAAIPGLRSMPLEATYLAWVDFSGTGMERAEFTERVEQQAKIAVNHGTSFGTGGENFLRFNLGTQRARIEEAIDRLNRAFGDLQ, encoded by the coding sequence ATGAGCTTTGACGACCTGATCGACCGCCACGGAACCTTTTGTTCGAAATGGGACATGATGGAGCCCATCTATGGCGTGCCCGCCCAGGACGGGCTGGCCATGTGGGTCGCCGACATGGATTTCCGCGCGCCCGATCATGTGCTGGCCAGGCTGCGCGAGATGACCGACCATGGCGTGCTGGGCTACGTGGATTACTCCAAACCCTATACTGACGCGATCCGTTGGTGGATGCGCAACCGCCACGACTGGGATGTGGCGCCCGAGGCGATCTTTACAACCACCGGGCTGGTGAATGGCGTCGGCATGTGCCTTGATACCTTCACCCAGCCGGGCGACGGGATCGTGCTGTTCACACCGGTCTATCATGCCTTTGCCAAGGTGATCCGCAATGCGGGCCGTCAGGTGGTGGAATGCCAGCTGGTTAACACCGATGGCCGGTACGAGATGGATTTCGCCGCCTATGACGCGCAGATGACCGGCAACGAGCGCATGGTGATCCTGTGCTCGCCGCACAATCCGGGCGGCCGGGTCTGGACACAGGAAGAGCTGCGCGCGGTGGCCGATTTCGCCAAACGGCACGATCTGCTTCTTGTGTCGGACGAGATCCACCATGACCTGGTCTATCCGGGTCACACTCATATCCCGATGCCCAACGCGGCGCCCGATATCATCGACCGGCTGTTGATGCTGACCGCGCCCTCCAAGACCTTCAACATAGCGGGCCTGCACACTGGCCAGGTCATCATCCCCGATCCCGAACTGCGCGGCCGCTTTGCCAAGCGGATGGCGGCGCTGTCGCTGGCGCCGAACTCGACCGGGCAGATGGCGACGCTGGCTGCCTATTCGCCCGAGGGGGCGGAATGGGTCGACGGGCTGCTGGCCTATCTGGACGAGAACCGGCGCCTGTTCGACAGCGCCATCGCGGCGATCCCCGGCCTGCGCTCGATGCCGCTCGAGGCGACCTATCTCGCCTGGGTGGATTTCTCAGGCACCGGCATGGAGCGGGCCGAGTTCACCGAGCGGGTCGAACAGCAGGCCAAGATCGCGGTAAACCACGGCACCAGTTTCGGCACCGGCGGCGAGAATTTCCTGCGCTTCAACCTGGGCACCCAGCGGGCCCGGATCGAAGAGGCGATCGACCGGCTGAACAGGGCGTTTGGCGATCTGCAATAA
- a CDS encoding glutathione S-transferase family protein, translating to MGLLIEGIWHDTWYDTKSSGGAFRRSAAQFRNWVTPDGAPGPTGKGGFAAASGRYHLYVSYACPWAHRTLIFREIKGLSAHIPVSAVHPDMLDQGWTFAPEPQGRTGDRLYGLNYAHQVYTRADPTYSGRVTVPILWDSERQTVVSNESSEIIRMFNSAFDGLTGNRDDFWPEALREAIEPVNARIYDTVNNGVYKCGFATTQEAYDAAIEPLFDTLDWLDSHLAQNRYLMGDRLTEADWRLFTTLIRFDPVYHLHFKCNRRRLVDYPNLWAYTRELYQWPGVAGTVHMDHIIRHYHYSHDSINPHRIIPVGPALDLLEPHRRDQRTVA from the coding sequence ATGGGCCTGCTGATCGAAGGTATCTGGCACGACACCTGGTATGACACCAAATCCAGCGGCGGCGCCTTCCGGCGCTCGGCCGCGCAATTCCGCAACTGGGTCACCCCCGACGGTGCCCCCGGGCCAACCGGCAAGGGGGGCTTTGCCGCGGCGTCGGGGCGCTACCACCTTTATGTCAGCTATGCCTGCCCCTGGGCGCACCGCACCCTGATCTTTCGCGAAATCAAGGGCTTGTCCGCACATATCCCGGTCTCTGCCGTGCATCCCGATATGCTGGATCAAGGCTGGACCTTTGCGCCCGAACCACAAGGCCGCACCGGCGATCGCCTTTACGGGCTGAACTATGCCCATCAGGTCTATACCCGCGCCGATCCCACCTATTCCGGCCGCGTCACCGTACCGATCCTGTGGGATAGCGAGCGTCAGACCGTCGTGTCGAACGAAAGCTCGGAAATCATCCGCATGTTCAACTCGGCCTTCGATGGGCTGACCGGCAACCGCGACGACTTTTGGCCCGAGGCGCTGCGCGAGGCGATCGAACCGGTCAATGCCCGCATCTATGATACTGTCAACAATGGGGTCTACAAATGCGGATTTGCCACCACGCAAGAGGCTTATGACGCCGCCATCGAACCGCTGTTCGATACGCTCGACTGGCTCGACTCACATCTGGCGCAGAATCGCTATCTGATGGGCGACCGGCTGACCGAGGCCGATTGGCGCCTGTTCACCACGCTGATCCGTTTCGACCCGGTCTATCATCTGCATTTCAAATGCAACCGGCGGCGGCTGGTCGACTATCCCAACCTCTGGGCCTATACGCGGGAACTCTATCAATGGCCCGGCGTGGCCGGAACCGTGCATATGGATCACATCATCCGCCACTATCACTACAGCCATGACAGCATCAATCCGCACCGAATCATACCGGTCGGCCCCGCGCTCGACCTGCTGGAGCCCCATCGCCGCGATCAACGCACGGTGGCGTAA
- a CDS encoding response regulator transcription factor, with amino-acid sequence MHVLIVESNPELGTLWQRHLQRQGQQVTLVTSQEDAILALYRAEFEIIVLDLVLEQGSALAVADFASYRRPDARIIFVTNTTFFSDGSIFAHSPNACAYVHGDTPPEDLAAMVEHYATVR; translated from the coding sequence ATGCATGTGTTGATCGTCGAAAGTAACCCAGAGCTTGGCACGCTCTGGCAACGCCACCTGCAACGTCAGGGTCAGCAGGTCACGTTAGTGACCTCGCAAGAGGATGCGATCCTGGCGCTCTATCGCGCAGAGTTCGAGATTATCGTTCTGGATCTGGTGCTTGAGCAGGGCAGCGCCCTGGCGGTTGCGGATTTCGCCAGCTATCGCCGCCCCGATGCCCGGATCATCTTCGTCACCAATACGACCTTCTTTTCGGACGGGTCGATCTTTGCCCACAGCCCTAATGCCTGTGCCTATGTCCATGGCGACACACCGCCCGAGGATCTGGCTGCCATGGTCGAGCATTACGCCACCGTGCGTTGA
- the cobD gene encoding threonine-phosphate decarboxylase CobD — MNTGFANPSAKPDDPTDPRARRDHGGGLDGAMRRYGGQRADWIDLSTGINPLPYPVGTLLPEDWTALPDHGAFGELIRAARAFWHLPEAAAVLPAPGASALIARIPALADPARVRITQPTYNEHAAAFTAHGWQVVADGPAEARVIVHPNNPDGRIWSEAEAEGALCVIDESFGDVAPETSLAHLAARPGTVVLKSFGKFWGLAGLRLGFAVALPETIARLNDLTGPWAVSGPALRIGTRALSDTAWAEETRIRLAQEAARLDTLMSAGGVQVLGGTDLFRLYQVDDAAAWQDRLARARIWSRIFPYSDRFLRLGLPPAEGWDRLESAL; from the coding sequence ATGAACACGGGATTTGCCAATCCGTCCGCCAAGCCGGACGATCCGACCGATCCGCGCGCGCGCCGTGACCATGGCGGCGGGCTGGATGGGGCGATGCGCCGATACGGCGGCCAGCGCGCCGACTGGATCGACCTGTCGACCGGCATCAACCCCCTGCCCTATCCGGTTGGCACGCTGCTGCCCGAAGACTGGACGGCGCTGCCCGATCACGGCGCCTTTGGCGAGCTGATCCGCGCCGCGCGTGCGTTCTGGCATCTGCCCGAGGCGGCGGCGGTCCTGCCCGCGCCCGGCGCCTCGGCCCTGATCGCGCGCATTCCGGCGCTGGCCGATCCGGCGCGGGTGCGGATCACCCAACCCACCTATAACGAACATGCCGCCGCCTTTACCGCCCATGGCTGGCAGGTGGTCGCGGATGGCCCGGCCGAGGCGCGGGTGATCGTGCACCCCAACAATCCTGATGGCCGCATCTGGTCCGAGGCCGAGGCCGAAGGCGCGCTTTGCGTCATCGACGAAAGCTTTGGCGATGTGGCGCCCGAAACCTCGCTGGCGCATCTGGCCGCACGCCCGGGCACCGTGGTGCTAAAGAGCTTTGGCAAGTTCTGGGGGCTCGCCGGGCTGCGGCTCGGCTTTGCCGTCGCCCTGCCCGAGACCATTGCGCGGCTCAACGACCTGACCGGCCCCTGGGCTGTGTCGGGGCCGGCGCTGCGCATCGGGACAAGGGCGCTGAGCGACACCGCCTGGGCCGAAGAGACCCGCATCAGGCTGGCGCAGGAGGCCGCCCGGCTCGACACGCTGATGAGCGCAGGCGGCGTCCAGGTGCTGGGCGGCACCGACCTGTTTCGCCTTTACCAGGTCGATGATGCCGCCGCCTGGCAGGACCGTCTGGCACGGGCCCGGATCTGGAGCCGCATCTTTCCCTATTCCGACCGCTTTCTGCGGCTGGGCCTGCCCCCCGCCGAGGGCTGGGATCGGCTGGAGAGCGCATTATGA
- the cbiB gene encoding adenosylcobinamide-phosphate synthase CbiB, whose protein sequence is MSTALLLGFAMLLDAALGEPEWLWSRLRHPAVLIGDIISVLDDELNEGGHRRLKGVAVTAILAVGALSVGALLSLLGPVAEVLICAILLAQKSLAGHVADVADALRLSLPEARRSVARIVSRDTATMSEPQVARAAIESAAENLSDGVIAPAFWFLVGGLPGLLLYKTINTADSMVGYMNERYAQFGWAAARLDDLLNLIPARLTCGMIVLLSNGWRHWRGIVEDAQRHISPNAGWPEAAMARALNIALAGPRSYHGEIRHLAWVNEEGRKEIGPREIERAVTLLWQVWALALGLTLTLVALAAIF, encoded by the coding sequence ATGAGCACCGCCCTGCTGCTCGGCTTTGCCATGCTGCTGGATGCCGCGCTGGGCGAACCCGAATGGCTGTGGTCGCGCCTGCGCCATCCGGCGGTTCTGATCGGCGACATCATCTCGGTTCTGGATGACGAGTTGAACGAGGGCGGGCATCGCCGACTCAAGGGTGTGGCGGTGACCGCGATCCTGGCGGTGGGCGCCCTGTCGGTCGGGGCGTTGCTGTCGCTGTTGGGACCGGTGGCCGAGGTGCTGATCTGCGCCATCCTGCTGGCGCAGAAATCGCTGGCCGGGCATGTGGCGGATGTGGCCGACGCGCTGCGCCTGTCGCTGCCCGAGGCCCGGCGCAGTGTTGCCCGCATCGTCTCGCGCGATACGGCAACCATGTCCGAACCGCAGGTGGCGCGCGCCGCTATCGAAAGTGCTGCGGAAAACCTCAGCGACGGGGTGATCGCGCCCGCCTTCTGGTTTCTGGTCGGTGGCCTGCCGGGCCTGCTGCTTTACAAGACGATCAACACCGCCGACAGCATGGTCGGCTATATGAACGAGCGATACGCACAGTTCGGCTGGGCCGCCGCGCGGCTGGATGACCTGCTCAACCTGATCCCGGCCCGCCTGACCTGCGGCATGATCGTGCTCTTGTCCAATGGCTGGCGCCATTGGCGCGGCATCGTCGAGGATGCCCAGCGCCATATCTCGCCCAATGCCGGCTGGCCCGAGGCCGCCATGGCCCGCGCGCTCAACATCGCGCTGGCCGGTCCGCGCAGCTATCACGGCGAGATCCGGCACCTGGCCTGGGTCAACGAGGAGGGCCGCAAGGAGATCGGCCCGCGCGAGATCGAGCGCGCGGTGACGCTGCTGTGGCAGGTCTGGGCACTGGCGCTGGGTCTGACCTTGACGCTGGTGGCGCTGGCGGCGATCTTCTGA
- a CDS encoding lytic murein transglycosylase, with protein MRILPQIMAAIVLASPALSQCGGGFSSFVDGLKAEAVSMGHDAALVDRFFQGAAQDAKVLKADRAQGVFQKPFVEFSRRLISQNRLDTGKAMGRKYDAVFDRIEAEYGVSRGVLLAFWAFETDFGGFQGDFNTRNALITLAHDCRRPELFRPQIFAAIELYSHGDFDPARTTGAWAGEIGMVQMLPRDILENGVDGDGDGHVTLKTSAPDALMSGARMLSHLGWRAGEPWLQEVTLPAQMDWSLSGPGKPRSAGEWQAMGVRPRAGDLADLPASLILPQGHKGPAFLAYPNFDVYFEWNQSFVYVLTAAYFGTRLEGGQVYDAGNPAPGLDGAGMKALQQKLQARGHDVGKIDGILGAGTRAAVQAEQARLGLPADAWPTAELLNRL; from the coding sequence ATGCGAATTCTTCCCCAGATCATGGCCGCTATTGTGCTGGCCTCTCCGGCGCTGTCGCAATGCGGCGGCGGTTTTTCAAGCTTTGTCGATGGTCTCAAGGCCGAAGCGGTTTCGATGGGCCACGATGCGGCGCTGGTCGACCGCTTCTTTCAGGGCGCGGCGCAGGACGCAAAGGTGCTCAAGGCCGACCGTGCTCAGGGCGTGTTCCAGAAACCCTTTGTCGAGTTCTCGCGCCGTCTGATCTCGCAAAACCGGCTCGACACCGGCAAGGCGATGGGACGCAAATACGATGCGGTGTTCGACCGGATCGAGGCGGAATACGGAGTGTCGCGCGGGGTGCTTCTGGCGTTCTGGGCGTTCGAGACCGATTTCGGCGGCTTTCAGGGCGATTTCAACACCCGCAACGCCCTGATCACGCTGGCCCATGATTGCCGCCGGCCCGAGCTGTTCCGGCCGCAGATCTTCGCCGCCATCGAGCTTTACAGCCATGGCGATTTCGACCCCGCCCGCACCACCGGTGCCTGGGCGGGCGAGATCGGCATGGTACAGATGCTGCCACGCGATATCCTTGAAAACGGCGTCGACGGCGATGGCGACGGGCATGTGACCCTCAAGACCTCGGCACCGGATGCCCTGATGTCGGGCGCGCGGATGCTGTCGCATCTGGGCTGGCGCGCGGGCGAGCCCTGGCTGCAGGAGGTCACCCTGCCCGCGCAAATGGACTGGTCGTTGAGCGGGCCGGGCAAGCCGCGTTCAGCGGGTGAGTGGCAGGCGATGGGTGTGCGTCCGCGCGCGGGCGACCTTGCCGATCTGCCCGCCTCGCTGATCCTGCCGCAGGGCCACAAGGGGCCGGCCTTCCTCGCCTATCCCAATTTCGACGTCTATTTCGAATGGAACCAGAGCTTTGTCTATGTGCTGACGGCGGCCTATTTCGGCACCAGGCTGGAGGGCGGGCAGGTCTATGACGCCGGCAATCCCGCGCCCGGGCTGGACGGCGCCGGCATGAAAGCGCTGCAACAGAAGTTGCAGGCGCGCGGCCATGACGTGGGCAAGATCGACGGCATTCTGGGCGCGGGCACACGCGCCGCGGTCCAGGCCGAACAGGCCCGGCTGGGCCTGCCCGCCGACGCCTGGCCCACGGCAGAGCTGCTCAACCGGTTGTAA